A window of Vanessa atalanta chromosome 29, ilVanAtal1.2, whole genome shotgun sequence genomic DNA:
gacaaattattttagaGATTGTGTGAAGTTAATTGAGCAAAAACTTCGTTGTTTTAAAGGATTTCTTTTAAGCCATTGTAATAAATCTCTTCTTAAATATAACAGACTGTAAATCTgccaaatgtatgtaatatttcctgcattttgtaaattgttgTGTATTTGTGGAAAAATAATGTGTTTGACCAAACAATCGACTCAACGATGAGTCTTTTTAGGTAACAAGTATCAGTTATAATAAAGCGTGAGATTTTatagcttaatattattatcaaaacttGAAAACGTTGGGTCTAAAGTCTGGCCGGTGAGATGAGGCCTTGAGTTGTTCACTTGTAAAAATAgagatttagtatttattaaaaaatataaatctgtcgctaaattacaacatttattgTTAGTTGACCAATTTGTGTTAAATGATGTTAGTTGTTAGTACGGCAAATTGAAGATAGGAATCTTTTTGGATACAATTTTTGGACATCTCAAAGATACAACGCGTTCTCTCAGCGGCCGGACCAGCTTACTAATCCTAACCCCGCgagtaaatttattgaaaaaagggACGTCACATTGCGTTATGAGGTAACAATGGTCATTCTCATtatatttccaaatatataaagatCTTCTAAGGTTCTTCATTGTATCCATTTCTCATAAGCGTAACTTAACGTAAgggtatttgtaaaatataacgaGCGCGGCCCTCGAACTGCATTTGGGACGAATATGTGATTTTACAAATTGGGACCACAAGCCGAGGTCGCTGGATCTGCTGTCCTTTGTCGTGTTAGAATATAGAAGTTATCTTCAATAGTCAGCCAGTGGAATGTGGAAGTTCAACAGCAAGTTCAAGTTAGTTTTAACCAAATGCAGTCTCGTGTTGTAATTATACAAACTGAGCTTTAAGCGACTCCTCGGAGCTTTGCTGTATTTATAAAGTGTAATTTATTATGTgatgtttaatgaaaaaattcTACCGGCTTGTACCCTAGAGTAGCGAACGAAATtgaatatacacaataaaaacgtattattgaaattatttacgttttttatttgtttttttttttacctcctTAAGATGCCCTccgttaaaacataaaaaacacaGCCAGATGAACTTTCGCACAGCAATTGCTTATGGAACGAACGAACAGGATTTTCCAAAATTCATCCCCTGTCAACGCCCGTTgcataaaaatttgttttttctgaTTTTAGAAATCTGCAATTACTTAAatgaattagttaaatatagatGCTAAAGCGTTTCTGAAAAGTTATCACCCAAGAGTGTAAAATTGGGTGACCAAAGTTCTTTAGGATCATAGAATTTTGTGTTTAAGCttctgttaatattaattaaaagaccAACATCACTTTTTTAGTGATACACGTTTAGTTAGAACAATAATAATgtctcctgaccgatttcagctTCGGCGGTCAATCTCAAGGCAGACCAGCCAACTGCGCAGGCCATATTATAGTGctcaagtgtgtgcgcaaacacaagcGCACTATTTATTGCCTCACTCATAATCCGAAGGGCCGGCAAATCCGATACATCCGGAAGAGTTGAGGCGCAGGACCAACACACACAAACTtctagactccgggctgttactgagatttcttcgacagaaaaacaaataactttttatcggcctcATATCCAGTCGCTGTACAAACGAGGCAGTCTCATTGagtcataataattatgtcattaGAGGAAGAATATAGACACATAAAAACActaaacttgtgtctgaaactAAGTCTTTGCTAAACAAAGTCTCGGACTGTGGCCGGCTAAACGTAGTCCAATTCAAccaaaaatacacaaatttgCGAATTAACCGCTATTTGAGGACattctgttttttttgttttactttattcaagtaggcttttacaagcactttcgaatcgtcatttaacaaactatttaaagtgaagctaccaccggttcagaatgtagattctaccgagatgaaccggcaagaaactcagtagttactatttttcaacatctaacacggctagtatcggaatacttggcgttaaTGTTTCAAGCCTCATTCAGTTCCAGCTTCTTCTATTTGACCGTATTCAATGCCGAGCGGCTCGAAATATCGACGATTAaaccctttccgatctgcttgatcctttggctttgcgtagaggtgttggatcactctgcaacTTCTACCGcttttatcacggggaatgttccgaggaatggTATGGATTAATCCTGCTGATAATGTTTTGTTGCAAGTAATCAAATAACGTAATTATTCTTCGAGTAGGAATATAACAGAACGTATTGATTTTGCGaactaagtatattattttggaaCACAAAACCTAATCTtacaaactttatatattaatttaataacttcacTAAGTctgtattaaacatatatttttattaagaaatcttGAGattgacaaatattattttgaaaaaaaaattgagtattACTGAAACAGTAATTTCTGTGAAAAGAACTTAATTTCGAAAAGTCTTAGAAGTCAAATCTCGTATAGTGGAACTTCCCATCTGTAGTATTAAAAGACGCTAGATACAATATAGCGTCATTAGGACGAGGTaagttaatgaatatataattccgctgagtttctttcgccaatTTTTCTTAGTGTCTTTTTGTGAAACGGAAAAATATACTAGAGTCCGACGAGACGATTATAAACCTTTATAAATTCAGTTCAAGATTGACTAAGAGTGATTAAAATACTCGGTCGGACACTTGGAACTTCCGTCACTAATTGTAACGACCCATAAGCAAGGGTAATGTTTCTTTACTAGTGTAGTTaaggatttataaaaaactattttggtatattataattctaGTTATGTAGTCATTGTGCGTCAGTGACGTATATAACGGAACATGTCGAGTCCAGTAAACAAcgtaaaaacaagaaaataaaacactCGTTCATAAAAAagctatttatttacaagaaaatttcaaataaaaaaatctataatgaataaattcgCATGAATACATTAGAACTTAAACCTGTCTAGAGAGAGATCATGACGTAGCATCGATATTACAACTATTCGgacaattaaacaatatatacagaagtcgaaacaaaacacaaaataaatttaatttatagagaaACGAATATTCCACaaatattaatgacatttaattccgatttatattgatttttcgTGAAGGCAATACTGGTACGtgagattatattattagaatgttACCAACAGCGAGAATGCTTAAGCATAAGCTGGCGCCTCATGTAAACTACGAATATTGCTGTCATTATaggtatttttgatataattctgtcctatttataataaaaacacgtctgtctacagataattaaaacatttgaataatataaattattatgtattcataAGCGCTGCGAAGCGTCTTCAACGCGTTCAACTCAAATATCTTTGGTATACTTCATATACACAATCAAACGAGAGGTGtcgttacatatatatatatatatatattatgtatagaacAACAGACACAAAGAAATTAACCATTAAAcaatgtttgagaataattaaaattgttagtaagtattttgtaaattaaaacaacaacaaaatatcTGTTGAAATAATGTTACGTCGATCCGTGTTGAccgaaagagaaagagaggggaGGGTCGCCTAATGGGGTGAAACGCTGTTCATTCACTGCGAGCCGCGTAAAAGaccttcgttccaaaaataaatatatgaaatattcgaTCATTAAaaggaatttaatattaatagtatccAATCTAATCGACTGatcattttaatttgttcatTAAAACCATTCTTGCTTCGTTCGGTCAAAACCATTTAAATAGGGAACGTGAATGAATCgtgttaaacaatattattttattgccaacTAAGTTAACATGAAAATATACATCACATAGTCTATCTCACGTGTTACGaccttgaaatgaaaataaacaaagcgAACAttcctatatttattattagtattataattatttataataacatatacaatGTGGATGTGACGTCAACACATTAAATGTATCATATATACGGCGATTTAAGACCGAACACCACAAAACAATCAAACACATTCATTAACTTAGCCACGAGACATTTTTAACATCGTTACATAAATACTAGCGGGTCAAAATTGGTCAAACGAACTATTCATTCAGAAATTATTAACCGAAGCTAACGCCGGCTGAAGTCTAAGGGGACTGCGCGGGGAGCGGGGGAGCGGAAGTAATTgcgcaattattatatttggtttCCTCTTATAATAACGTCGACACCGCCGCGTACAAATGTCTTCCAAACGACTCCCTACTGAACGAAACCGTCGAACttctaattcaataaataaatatcacaatgtATTGCAAGCTTATATTATGAGtcgagtttataattatttactaaaatgtaaGCAGGTCACGTGAGCACCCGAGTGAATACCTAACGACACAAGGAACGCCTTGAGGTGTTCTAGCGCGGGACTAGTATTCGGATTGTTATAGTTGAGCTTTATTTTCTATTCGTGATAAAACATTACAAGACACGAGAAcgagtgtctaatttcattcaaatcatTCAAATTTCAACCATTcaatctaattaatatttgttcgtATAATAGGTACTCACGTATTAATGCCACCGCAGCAAAAAAACTGCAAATTTGCTAATATATGTTAGGTCACTAAAATGCTCCGTTCCTagtaaattgacaaaaataaatattgtaattctaaCCTTACTATTAGATTGTTTATCAACAATTTCAAAACAAAGTGGCTCTCGGCGCTACGGCATGTGCGGAACCTTCGCGCCTTCGGATTCTTGAAAAAGAAAATCATGTTCATCTCGGTTCATAGTTTTAACTAATCTAAGTTAAACATGAGTAAGAGAAACGGAAGCCAGTTAGAccggcgccgtaacgcgttacgtaacgaggCGGTTTACCCTCCCGTAAGAAGCTATCACATCAAAAACGTTCTAGTGGAAAGACCGACAATACCAAATTAACCTCAACAAAATCGGTTTGTGGCAATTTTGCGCAATCAAAACGAATCTGTGCCTTCCAGCAAAATAATCAAAAGAAACCACTACAACACTTTGGAACTTTCTAAGCCCAAAACTTTCTCGCTGCGGTGGCGTTAATACGTCTGTAGATGAGTAGTCGTCACTGTTAGTGCAAAGGATCGTACGAGTCAGTTACGGGAACATAACtgtgattaaattatttcttatgtgATATCAGTCTAATATAAATCCATCCTCCCTGCTGTTGTCGCGGTGACTAGTGTCGGGGAGCCTTCTATATTAGTTCTGCAACACAAAGCCTTCTATATTAGTTCTGCAacacaattaaaacaaagccaCGAGGACGCGGGGCCTCGCTCGAGTCGCCTCGCTGTTTGTGCATCTCACTCCGCTAACTCGGAACACAAATATAatgacttattaaataattatattactctcTGAACGGCTTTTATTTACTCAAGAAGGCAAGGAACGAATGTGCTCATAGTGTCAGGAGATGAAACCACTAGCGGTCTAGTAACACTTCAGGCCTCCGCTGTCTGCAACCAGACAGTGCACCCCGAGTCCCGGACCGCGCCCGCGTCGCTGCGGCGCGCTCGTGTGCGagtgtgcgtgtgtgcgtgaGGCTGTGTACGCGAGGTGTAGGGACAGCAAAACAATACAagtcaagtttattttattaataagtaattaatttaatgtgctGGGCGCGCCCAGTGAGTATCtgtgattatattttcttacgCGTTAGAATAACGAGCGAGAACGTACACAGACCGAGCTGTACGGAGCCCTGGAActattggtaaaataaaaaatatcaatgctAAAAGCTGAACGATAATTCCTCGATTTTAAATCGTTTCTGATAAATATTCACGCGCTTTATCGCTAtcagtagaatatttaaaattgtttgcgTATATTTGACTAtttgtatgaattaattttaatacagtaaTTGCGTTAGCCGTTTGTATTtctgataacattttataattttctcgtTACTATCGTCGTGTTCACAACGACACAGAACAACACTACACTAACCCCTAGCGCACTTCACTCGCCGTGACGTGGTCGCGTGATCGAAGTGGTCGAAGGAAACCATGGCTAGATGAGACACTTGCGTACAGGTACAGTGCGTACTGCGTGTAAGTGAGGTGAGGGGTCGAGGCCGCGGGGCTAGAACACCATGATGTCGGTGCGCGGCGTGTCGCGCAGGTTGTCGTCGATGGTGAGGTACATGTTGAAGGAGAAGAACATGGCGGTGGCGGACAGGAAGTGCCAGGCGTCGTGCGAGTCGTAGAGCTGCAGCAGCGAGCACACGCGGTTGCTCTGCCGCGACTGCGCCGGGCTCAGCGCCCAGTTGGTGTTCAGGTCCAGGTAGAAGTAGCTGGAGCCGAACCACACGGAGTACGTCAGCGCGATGAACACCCAGCTGCGACGCGAGAATATTAACTCATTAACGACTTTCAAGTCATTGCAGTCGATAGTAGATGCCGACTTGGCcttttttctatttctattgtaaatacaatttattctaGTGTAACCAGTTAGGAATTGTGCAATGGTGCATGCATTATTTGTATCGCTACAATTGGATTGAATCTATCAcctataaaaagtaatactatcGGGAGCAAAcagattttaatatagaaaagaagtttatttgtttattcctaacagtatttaaaacgggatatttaccatgttttttatttttatttggtggagctcgatatttcgacattatctacgaatgtcttgttcgcGAGAGAGCTccaaatatcccgttttaaatactgttagtaataacaataaccatgttaatttaaaaaaaaaaaaattgtttattccaAAAATAGAAAAGGACCTAAAGTTTATCCTAGTGGAACACCTGCTCTTATgggatacttatttttattatatatactatgttggaaatttgttgttttttaatatttatttcgtatctaaaatataacaatgttaaGTAATACTCTTTACAGTTCTAGATTGTATGATACATTCATTTGTTCCAAGCAATCAAAGGCCTCAGACAAATCACagctaattttaacattttttaattttccccGAACCCCGTACATTCGTCAGCCCCTAGTAAAACCCTCCTGCGGAAAGGACATATTCAGGTAATACTAcgattagaataaataaatgactccACACTTTCATCTTCCAAAGATTCATAAAGATTTATTCGCGGGCCAAGCATAAATCATTATGGAGGTAAGTAAAGTACAAGTCTGGCGCTATAAAAGTATTCAGAGTTCTCACCTGTACCAGGCGATGGTCTCCCGGTGCAACAGCTTCATGACGATGTAGAACAGCGTGTACAGGAACAGGTTGCTCATGAGCACCAGCAGCAGGTGGGACGCGAAGTCGCGACTGTGCTGCGACAACCTGCGGCCGGTCGGCTCGTTAGCGCGGGCgggcgtgtgtgcgtgtgtgcgtgtgtgcgtgtgcgcGTGTGTGCGGGGGTGGGGGGGCGTACCCGTAGGCGGCGAGCGCCCAGTTGGCGAGGTTGGCGAGCAGCAGCAGCACGCAGCGGCCGGCGCGCGCGGGGGTGACCGCCGCCAGCGGCCGCGCCGACAGCGAGCGCGCCGCGCGCCACACCACGTCGCCGCCTGCGGGCACAAAGGCCGGTGACGGTGACCGTCGCCTCGCGGGCCTCGCACGCGCGGCGCTACTCACCCAGTCGGAACCTGCCCAGGTAGTAGATCTGGAAGGTCATCACGAGGCACGTGACGAGGTGCAGGCCGGTGAACGCCACCCAGAAGTAGAAGTTTGCGTTCAGGACGCCGACGAGCCCTGCGCCGTTCCAGCATATTTTAGATTTTCAAACGATAATGTTCCAAAGtttcacaatataaaaaaaaacagtttaaaagcACAGAGCAATAAatagtcaaatattatattaaaaaaaattaaatattcaacgaTACATGACGATCCGGCTAGAAGGACCATGACTATAAATTacgtttataaatgaaattgttcCAATTTTTTAGATTCGGACATTTCAACTTTACTACAAATTGAATACAAGATTTGAACTAAGTCTTTATGAGCACTCGGCCGCGGCGCGTACCGATGAATATGATGAGGGCGAGCACGCCGAAGGTGGCGTGCGCGCGCGCGTTGACGTCGGCGTGCCTCGCCTGGTACAGCCGCACCATGCACAGCACCGACGTCACGTACATGAACGACGTGTCTGGCGAGCACACACGACAGTcggaacatatatatattaataggaaCGCATATATctgattatgtattaaaaaaataaatctgaaatGAAACGGTCATTGCGTTGGAGTCGGTGCGGCTCACCGAACTGGAAGTTCATGCTGTTGGGACACACGTGGTAGGCGGCCGACAGCAGCCCCTCGCTCACCAGCGCGATGCCCATCGCGTACAGCAGCCCGAAGTGTTGCGGGATGCCGAGCTCCTTCTGAGGTTTGAAGATATGCTTGTACTCGTATTCGATTCACCCACGAGtcgaccccccccccccccgcgcGCCACCCACCTGCTGCTGCGTGCGGCGCTCGTGCGCGCGCTGCCGGCGCCACACCTGCGCCACGAACAGCGTCCCGAGCAGCACGTAGCCCAGGTTGGAGTACACGTGGTTGAAGTCTGACAGCGCCAGCAGCGGGTGCGCGCACAGGAAGTTGAAGTAGCACAGGTCCTGGTTGCCCGACTGGTTGAGCAGCTGCGACCGACAATGAATCTCCTTACTATACAGCATGATATATATCTGTGTAAGCTACGATACCACGGTTGTAACATGAATTGCTTGCCAATAAAAACTTTCAGATAAAATTGATCTTTTACGATTAGTCAACGATCGCAAGTGTCGAGTAAATGAGAACGTTCTCTATTCTGTAACCTAAGTCTTTCATAACCCGATGGGACGGAGTTCGGGCTCCGGAACCGGCGGAAAGAAGAGGAGGGGGCTCACCCGCTGGTAGGTGACGACGAGCTGTATGACGGGCAGCGTGTAGAACACGGCCACCGTCAGCACGTTCCACAGGTACAGTCGCGAGCGCGCCGACAGCACGCGCGGCCGGCACCTGGGGGTGTGGGGGGTTTGGGGGGTTACAGGCGACCGCAGTCCATAATGAATACTATAGACTGCTATACGAGATCTCGacatttcaaagtcaaagttgtTTTATCTTTACGTGGAGTGCAGTGCTATGTTCAGTACAGACTGTATACAAGAAGATTTTTCCTTAGgaataaacatttgacattttACTCACCTTGTTGACGATACGAGATGTCTTACGAGGtgtaatcattaattaaatgaatcaaacttaataattaaaggtAAAATGTCAATTGAGTATTGAAGTTAGAATAGTTTTAAAGGCTTGCCTGGACAGGTTGGCGACGCACAGCTTCCCCTGCAGACACACGTCCCGGTCGCCGTCCGCGGCGCCGGCCGACAGCTCCGTGTCCGTGTCCGACGACGAGCTGCCGTCTGTTCCGTGGTGCGAGTCAATTTAAGTACAACAATCTAAGTTAACTAGCGCCATCTCGCGGAGACTCCTCTTATTTGCCGATTAGACTTGTGATAGTGACCGTCATACTAATTTGCGTTAATTGTTAGCCATAGAGCGAGCCTAGTGGAATGAGCTCAAATAGGTAAACATTGGGGCCTAAAAGGAAAGATAGACTTAAACCGGCAGTTGGATTTAGAGGGCACACATCACAACAGGGAAAATCAtaggtagatatttttttaactttaacgcGAAGGCAAAGATTTCACATCAAGCGGTATTCTCTTCCAGCGAACCTTCAGTTAAGGAAAGAATACATGGCGCTAATATCAAATAGAACTAAAACTTAATaatgatatcaataataaattatatacacaatataaagTTTAGTCGGTTGTGGTTGCGAGAGCAGAACAGATGTGTTAATTACACGAGAAACGAAATGAGAGTTCATTTCGTATTTCAAGAGAAGGAAATCGCGTACACAGAGATCGGGTCGTTGTATATGTTGTAGACTAAGAATGTCTGTTAACGACCCGAGCTCGTGGCCTTTGGCTGATAGCTGCTCTAGCTAGACTGTACCGTGAGtagtgcgtgcgtgcgtgcgtacCTCCGCGGTGCGACGCGTGCGCGGAGCTGCCGCTGGAGTCGTTGACCGCGCGCCGCCTGCGCACGCGCGCGTCGCCCCCCTCGCGCGGACTGGGGGGCGCGATCAGCCGCTCTGCGGACACAACGCCACGTTAGCTGGCGGCGGGGGGCGAGTGGTCACGCGGGGGGAGGGGGTCATAGTAGCGTCACCTGGGCGGTCGCGCGGGCGGTACCGCTGGCACAGCACGGCCACCACGAACAGCACGTAGAAGGACAGGAAGAAGCCGAGCGCCGCGCCGGCCGCTATGAAGTACTCCTGGTACGATATCGTCTGGATTATTTTGAAACTGAAACGAAAGTTATTCTTCGCGTTAAAATGAGCGACAGTCACACTCGATCGCAGCGGCCCGATCGTTCGGGTCGCGCTCAGTGTGCTTTTATGATTGCGAGACAAATAGTTTAGCAGATGTTGACGGCCGGCTCCATGGCTGACTGTGGGAGTCAAAGAACTGCCGAACGTAGCGAACGATTGAGAAAACCGTGGTACCATACGTGCAGTTCCTGGTACTTCTACATAGTACGAAAGCCTGGTCTACTCCATTGATTAGACTGACGGTCTGGAAGGAGAGGAAAGATCGGGATATCTGAAGGCCCAAAAGGGCTGAGACATCACCCTGTTCCCTCCAACGACATGCGACTTTTCGACTGGGCCGTGGGTTCTCAGGCGTCACTAACACTGCCGTAAAGCTCATGAAATTTCTACTCATTGATGAGTCCTTTACGTTTGCGCAATACACCACACGAGATGATCCTCTGAAGTGTTATGCCAAAACGATCTCATAGCCCTTGCGATTCGTGCAAGACAGCCATTTTTTGGCACCACCTACCAGGACAACGAgagttttaaacacaaattgaatACGCCTACTCTCTCACCTAAACCTCTTGACTCTTCCGTCGTTAGTGTCGACGCTGACGTTGTCCTCCCAGCCGAAGTACTGCGCCATTTTCGGCAACGTGTCGTTCGTGGCGACGGAGCCGGTGCAGTCGTCGTCCGATGTCTTCACTATGAACACGATGTAGAAGCCCAGCGGAAATGTGTCTTGCTGTAAACCAATTGTGAATACGATTTCATTTTGTACTCAACTTCAGGTTAATAATACAACAATCACTTACCTACCGACGTGCGTTCACAAGATACTTGGTCTAGCAAAGGGGAGGGATTGAATTTGTAGCGCACAAATGGagaagtgtatttttattttattttttatgatataggttggttGATGTGCAAATTgcccatctgatggtaagtggtcaccaccgcccatagacaatggctctgtaagaaatattaaccatttcttacgtcaccaatgctccaccaaccttcgaaactaagatgttatatcccttgtgcctgtagttacaccagcTCACTCAACATTCatatcggaacacaacagtactgagtaccGCTGTTTGGCgtgagaatatctgatgagtggatgattcctacccagacgggcttgcacaaactcctaccaccaagaacataaatatgtatataattaaatataataataggctTTAGGAATCAGAAGTCTACGTCCACTGGCGGGTAGGCTCACCGTGAGCGTGATGCCGCCGCGCCTCGTCATGGTCAGGTAGTAGCCGTCGTACAGGATGTCCCGCTCGTTGTCGAACACGGGGCACTGCGGACACGCGGGGGTGAGCATCTTGGAGGGTTAGTCGCTATACTACTACACCGTTAGGGAGAATTTGAAGCAATTTCAATGATACTTTTGATTTCGAAGCAAACCGACGGTctacttattaaaaatctattgaatttaaaacatataagtgAGACAACGTTTATACTTTTTGTTATGGGATCCTCCAGTGCTgattagtggatacacatgtggccgaatttcaatgagattagacacatgctggttgtccttacgatgttttccttcaccgagcacaAATTCaaaaaagcacatgaaaattcagtagtgcttgcctgacTTTGAAaacgcaatcatcagttaagacgCACGCCTTCTTCTAACCACTGAGAAATCTCGACTTTCTCGGTTGCACTGAGGTAAGAAAATAAACGCAATGAAGAGGAGAGATGCTTAGAGTCAAATATAATCTCACCGAGAAATTTTGTATCGATACGACGGCGCAAATGTCATCATCCGATTCTATCATGACGATGACACTCTTCGGCTTCGACAGCCAGCCGTAGTCTGTCCTCAGGTTCCTCCTCAGCATGTACCTGTCCAGGGTCACCTTCTCGTTCGTATCCAACTCCTTATTACAAATGAACTTCTTTTTTATGCTCTGTGAGTCCAGATCCACGACTTTGTTGGGTCCCTGGTCGAACGGGTAGAAGTAGTACTTGGGCTGACTCGGCGTGCTCGTCATATTGACTACCGTgttcatttttatgtaaaaattctCTACAGTCTGCACCACAATCGTCACTTTTATTGGATCGGGAGACGACGAGGTCAGGTGAACTATGGGCGTGTTCAAATTTGTTATTtctgaaacaaataatattcaatattattttcattgaagcAAAAACTAAACTTGAAATAATTTGCAACGAAAACTAACgcatttatgtttatgaatgTGTGGTGCACGATGTGACATTATCGGTTCATCCTGACCAATCATAACCTGGCAAATTTCGAAGACTGGCCGACTAAGCATGAGATATACATTACAGgcgtgtgtgcaaacacagacATTCTCTACTTAAGACGGCAACCGACACACAGACAGAGATCAAGCACAGGACTAATATTTTTAGGACGATTAAGAGAAACAAAAGTGTAACACTACCGACTTCCAGCTCCAGATTACTAAAAATTATTCAGGAAACCCCAAAACAATTACTATACCAGGGATTTATCAATTATTCCACCAAACATATCTACTCTGTGTTGCTGTAGGGAGGCACCAATTACATACGCAAGTGATAACGACATATATTGGGGCAGCGTCTTCATGTAGTGGCAGTGTTCGGCGACCACTTGCCACCATCACAATTACTGCTGTTCGTAATATGAACCAATATAGAGGCAAATATATGTTCTAATGAATACGTAAATACTTCAAATCCTTACATTGAAAGCCGGGTTTaacaatcaatattaattatttgaatgtcTCAAGAAACTAATGACGAACGACTCGGTGAAAGATTGAAGCTCTGGATTTAGAAGTCAGACGAGGCGTCGGTTTGGCTCCACTTAAGGGAGGCTGGAGCTTGGATTATTGAAGGCTGATGTAAAGATGGAATCAAATATACCAGAAATCACATTATTCTTGGTATAAAGTAGCAAATAGGTCTGActtgttattatgtattaaatttataatatttctcatCAGTTTT
This region includes:
- the LOC125075070 gene encoding SID1 transmembrane family member 1-like: MKSCWLIKFVFLFLIPFSVCQRINDGIIFHYNNTYKYNVPYTIEVSKNTEFIMEFGGDVEAYDTPARVTVASDFANRTYPLFITARQQKGVFSWQLPMLVQTPDTLEQFTNISRTLCPHNNIFSEDQDTCEITNLNTPIVHLTSSSPDPIKVTIVVQTVENFYIKMNTVVNMTSTPSQPKYYFYPFDQGPNKVVDLDSQSIKKKFICNKELDTNEKVTLDRYMLRRNLRTDYGWLSKPKSVIVMIESDDDICAVVSIQNFSCPVFDNERDILYDGYYLTMTRRGGITLTQDTFPLGFYIVFIVKTSDDDCTGSVATNDTLPKMAQYFGWEDNVSVDTNDGRVKRFSFKIIQTISYQEYFIAAGAALGFFLSFYVLFVVAVLCQRYRPRDRPERLIAPPSPREGGDARVRRRRAVNDSSGSSAHASHRGDGSSSSDTDTELSAGAADGDRDVCLQGKLCVANLSRCRPRVLSARSRLYLWNVLTVAVFYTLPVIQLVVTYQRLLNQSGNQDLCYFNFLCAHPLLALSDFNHVYSNLGYVLLGTLFVAQVWRRQRAHERRTQQQKELGIPQHFGLLYAMGIALVSEGLLSAAYHVCPNSMNFQFDTSFMYVTSVLCMVRLYQARHADVNARAHATFGVLALIIFIGLVGVLNANFYFWVAFTGLHLVTCLVMTFQIYYLGRFRLGGDVVWRAARSLSARPLAAVTPARAGRCVLLLLANLANWALAAYGLSQHSRDFASHLLLVLMSNLFLYTLFYIVMKLLHRETIAWYSWVFIALTYSVWFGSSYFYLDLNTNWALSPAQSRQSNRVCSLLQLYDSHDAWHFLSATAMFFSFNMYLTIDDNLRDTPRTDIMVF